In Porites lutea chromosome 1, jaPorLute2.1, whole genome shotgun sequence, a single genomic region encodes these proteins:
- the LOC140921779 gene encoding uncharacterized protein produces MGAAGSCGSGKLVKQEIPTFKIVLVGDPEVGKSSIFLRYTKNQFDYSYQPSVSVSIGNVVKHVNIPYETIVSVALWDLPGREEMDLRRSYYKDVDAAIVVVDMDDIDSVTMAGTWKQDIVNNAVFTDSSGNPKEITVESNKFIPILLLGNKVDKLKYQKTEDETNELEDMTNLETVRVLEGVALQHGFVGSVTVSAKESDNSVHAAIQSLVRHLLQQKMKKARQSSKGGMFSKNEEIEEKNYVTISPLEISEQKEFIPLIVTKVPEFDVFFSECNAPIKTVQETSTGLLDAMNNFKRACSIAGVTGSAKASLEECIDGLKQLIRTDDDEDGLEAHEDGGYIKLVVKDECKDHVPGPVQRVLKSFHNEVCAASKKVLTLSPGALNKLRESEDKINELKVTAFDRAVARGMSQRRAKAAVINIDANCTRIGEAVATAMETMTAVDSDYKKIKAAMLW; encoded by the exons ATGGGGGCCGCTGGCAGTTGTGGTAGCG GGAAATTGGTGAAGCAAGAAATACCAACATTTAAGATTGTTCTTGTCG GTGACCCTGAAGTAGGAAAATCCAGCATATTTTTACGGTACACAAAGAATCAGTTTGACTACAGTTATCAGCCCAGTGTGTCTGTAAGCATTGGAAATGTGGTGAAACATGTCAATATTCCATATGAAACTATAGTATCTGTGGCATTATGGGATCTACCTGGCCGGGAGGAAATGGACTTGAGAAGGAGTTACTACAAAGATGTGGATGCTGCCATAG TTGTGGTTGATATGGATGATATTGACTCTGTAACCATGGCAGGTACTTGGAAGCAGGATATTGTTAACAATGCTGTGTTCACAGACAGTTCTGGGAATCCAAAGGAGATCACGGTTGAATCTAATAAATTCATACCAATTTTGCTATTGGGAAACAAGGTTGACAAG CTGAAATATCAAAAGACAGAGGATGAAACAAATGAATTGGAAGATATGACAAACTTAGAGACAGTGAGGGTGTTAGAGGGTGTTGCATTACAACATGGATTTGTAGGAAG TGTAACAGTATCAGCCAAAGAGAGTGATAATAGCGTACATGCTGCAATCCAGTCCCTCGTACGGCACTTACTTCAGCAGAAGATGAAAAAGGCCAGGCAGTCTTCGAAAGGAGGCATGTTCTCTAAAAACGAAGAGATTGAAGAGAAGAACTATGTTACGATAAGCCCTCTGGAAATTTCAGAGCAAAAGGAATTCATACCTCTTATTGTCACAAAAGTTCCTGAG TTTGATGTTTTCTTTTCGGAATGTAATGCTCCCATAAAAACAGTCCAGGAAACAAGTACCGGATTACTTGATGCTATGAATAATTTCAAGAGGGCATGCAGTATAGCTGGTGTAACGGGCAGCGCAAAGGCTTCACTCGAGGAATGCATTGATGGATTAAAGCAGCTCATAAGAacagatgatgatgaagatggaCTTGAG GCACATGAGGATGGAGGATACATAAAGCTAGTAGTCAAGGATGAGTGTAAAGATCATGTCCCAGGTCCTGTTCAGAGGGTACTCAAATCATTTCACAATGAG GTTTGTGCAGCTTCAAAGAAAGTTTTAACCTTGTCGCCCGGTGCTCTTAATAAACTTCGGGAAAGTGAAGACAAAATAAACGAGTTAAAAGTGACCGCGTTTGACCGTGCAGTAGCTCGAGGAATGAGTCAAAGACGAGCTAAGGCTGCTGTTATAAACATTGATGCAAACTGTACGAGGATAGGAGAAGCAGTGGCCACAGCAATGGAGACTATGACAGCTGTGGACAGCGATTATAAGAAAATCAAGGCGGCCATGCTCTGGTGA